The Camelus bactrianus isolate YW-2024 breed Bactrian camel chromosome 12, ASM4877302v1, whole genome shotgun sequence genome includes a window with the following:
- the ADSL gene encoding adenylosuccinate lyase, which translates to MAAGGDRGGREEACGHESYRSPLASRYASPEMCFVFSDRYKFRTWRQLWLWLAEAEQTLGLPITDEQIQEMKSNLDNIDFKMAAEEEKRLRHDVMAHVHTFAHCCPKAAGIIHLGATSCYVGDNTDLIILRNAFDLLLPKLARAISRLADFAKERADLPTLGFTHFQPAQLTTVGKRCCLWIQDLCMDLQNLKRVRDDLRFRGVKGTTGTQASFLQLFEGDDQKVEQLDKMVTEKAGFKRAFIITGQTYTRKVDIEVLSVLASLGASVHKICTDIRLLANLKEMEEPFEKQQIGSSAMPYKRNPMRSERCCSLARHLMILVTDPLQTASVQWFERTLDDSANRRICLAEAFLTADTILNTLQNISEGLVVYPKVIERRIRQELPFMATENIIMAMVKAGGNRQDCHEKIRVLSQQAAAVVKQEGGDNDLIERIQADAYFSPIHSQLDHLLDPSTFTGRASQQVQRFLEEEVYPLLKPYESVMKVKAELCL; encoded by the exons ATGGCGGCGGGAGGAGACCGTggcgggagggaggaggcctGCGGGCACGAAAGCTACCGCTCGCCGCTTGCCTCCCGTTATGCCAGCCCGGAGATGTGCTTCGTGTTTAGCGACAGGTACAAATTCCGGACCTGGCGGCAGCTCTGGCTATGGCTGGCGGAGGCGGAGCAG ACATTGGGTTTGCCTATCACAGATGAACAAATCCAGGAGATGAAGTCAAACCTGGACAACATCGACTTCAAAATGGCAGCTGAGGAAGAGAAGCGGTTACGACATGACGTGATGGCTCACGTGCACACGTTTGCCCACTGCTGCCCGAAAGCTGCTGGCATCATTCACCTTGGTGCCACCTCCTGCTATGTGGGAGACAATACA GACCTGATTATTCTTAGAAATGCATTTGACCTGCTTTTGCCAAAG CTTGCCAGAGCGATCTCTCGGCTTGCCGACTTTGCCAAGGAACGAGCCGATCTTCCCACCTTAGGTTTCACACATTTCCA gCCGGCTCAGCTGACTACAGTTGGGAAACGTTGCTGTCTCTGGATTCAGGATCTTTGCATGGATCTCCAGAATTTGAAGCGTGTCCGAGATGACCTGCGCTTCCGAGGAGTGAAGGGCACCACTGGCACTCAGGCCAGCTTCCTGCAGCTCTTCGAGGGAGATGACCAAAAG GTAGAGCAGCTTGACAAGATGGTGACAGAAAAGGCAGGATTTAAAAG gGCTTTCATCATCACAGGGCAGACCTATACACGGAAAGTAGACATTGAGGTGCTCTCCGTGCTGGCTAGCTTGGGGGCATCAGTGCACAAG ATTTGTACTGACATACGACTCCTGGCAAACCTCAAGGAGATGGAGGAACCCTTTGAGAAACAGCAGATTG GTTCAAGTGCAATGCCATACAAGCGGAACCCTATGCGCTCGGAGCGGTGCTGCAGCCTTGCCCGTCACCTCATGATCCTGGTCACGGACCCATTGCAGACAGCCTCTGTGCAGTGGTTTGAACGCACACTGGATGATAGTGCCAACCG ACGGATCTGTCTGGCCGAGGCATTTCTCACTGCAGATACTATATTGAACACGTTGCAGAACATTTCTGAAGGATTGGTGGTATACCCTAAA GTGATTGAGCGGCGCATTCGGCAAGAGCTGCCTTTCATGGCCACAGAGAACATCATCATGGCCATGGTGAAAGCTGGGGGTAACCGCCAG GATTGCCACGAGAAGATTAGAGTGCTTTCCCAGCAGGCAGCTGCCGTGGTCAAGCAGGAAGGGGGTGACAATGATCTCATAGAGCGTATCCAGGCTGATGCTTACTTCAGTCCCATTCACTCCCAGTTGGACCATTTGTTGGATCCTTCTACTTTCACTGGTCGCGCATCCCAGCAG